The Aedes aegypti strain LVP_AGWG chromosome 3, AaegL5.0 Primary Assembly, whole genome shotgun sequence genome contains a region encoding:
- the LOC5578674 gene encoding prostaglandin reductase 1, with protein sequence MVVAKKWIYAKAFSGFPTVNNFRLEQETIDAKLKDNEFFAEAIYLSVDPYMRTFMPQYPEGTVMIGCQVAKVLDSKNPHFPTGTYVVGAFGWRTHSVCKPDEVEPEWKPYPLPDFSGEPLSLGIGALGMTGQTAYFGFLKICKPKEGETVVVSAAAGAVGSLLGQIAKIKGCKVIGIAGTDAKCEWIKSLGFEHAINYKTADVEAELRNASPEGVDCYFDNVGGRTAEIVHKQMNRFGRIAVCGSISDYNSEVETVRFSKKDFASKKLKREEFSVFRWNDQRSEAIEQILKWIKEGRIKCRETITEGFENMPQAFMGMLAGENIGKAVVKA encoded by the exons ATGGTAGTCGCCAAAAAGTGGATCTACGCTAAAGCCTTTTCGGGGTTTCCAACAGTCAACAACTTTCGACTCGAACAAGAAACTATAGATGCGAAATTGAAAGATAATG AATTCTTCGCCGAAGCAATCTATCTCAGTGTAGATCCGTACATGCGAACCTTCATGCCGCAGTACCCGGAGGGAACAGTAATGATCGGTTGCCAGGTGGCCAAAGTCTTGGACAGTAAGAATCCGCACTTTCCAACTGGAACGTATGTGGTGGGTGCCTTCGGATGGCGTACCCATTCCGTGTGCAAACCGGATGAGGTAGAACCAGAATGGAAACCATATCCGTTACCGGATTTCTCCGGAGAACCACTATCGCTGGGAATAGGAGCACTCGGAATGACAGGCCAGACGGCTTATTTTGGCTTTTTGAAGATATGTAAACCGAAGGAGGGAGAAACGGTGGTGGTCAGCGCAGCAGCCGGTGCCGTTGGGTCCCTGCTTGGACAGATTGCGAAAATAAAGGGATGCAAAGTGATTGGAATTGCCGGAACCGATGCCAAGTGCGAGTGGATCAAGAGCTTGGGGTTCGAACATGCCATCAACTATAAAACGGCGGACGTGGAAGCCGAACTGAGGAACGCTTCTCCGGAAGGCGTAGACTGTTACTTCGACAATGTTGGAGGTAGAACGGCGGAAATAGTGCACAAGCAAATGAACCGGTTCGGAAGAATTGCAGTTTGTGGATCAATTTCAGACTACAATAGTGAAGTGGAAACCGTCAGGTTTTCTAAGAAGGATTTCGCATCGAAGAAGTTGAAGCGGGAAGAGTTTTCGGTTTTTCGTTGGAACGATCAACGGTCGGAGGCTATCGAGCAGATTTTGAAATGGATCAAGGAAGGTAGAATCAAGTGTCGGGAAACGATTACAGAGGGGTTTGAAAACATGCCGCAGGCTTTCATGGGAATGTTGGCTGGGGAAAACATCGGCAAGGCAGTGGTGAAAGCTTGA